In Equus quagga isolate Etosha38 chromosome 14, UCLA_HA_Equagga_1.0, whole genome shotgun sequence, the genomic stretch GGTTCTCATAAAACTGAGATAGTCCCAGAACGAACCACTAGCCATGGAATATTAGAATATATCCCACGGTGACTAGTATTGTGTCATGGCCCCCTCCCCGTTCCCCGACGCCCACCGAATGCACCGGGAAGTGGTTGCCCACTGGTTGGGATGTCATGTATTGCTGCCGCAGTCCCTACCGCCGGAAATGGGGAGAACCCTTGGTGGGAGGCGGCTGCTGGTCTGCAGCGCTTTCGTCTAAGCTGCCCGGGGTGGTGGCCCCCTCCAGTCCTTGGCTCACCAGCCGCTTCCATCAGAAGGCCACCAGAAACTCCCACTCGACCATCAACCCAAACAGACAACGTGAAAGCTAGAGTCACTCCAACAGGTTCCTAAAGATAAACGCTAAACTCTAGAGTGGTGGTAGAAGATGAGTTGGTTCGGCATGCTATGGGGTAAGTAAGCTTGTTACAGAGGGCTGGAGGCGTCTCCCAGGACACACCTGGAGCTAGGCAGCCGGAATCAGAGCAGGAGTTCTACTCAGCTATGGAGACAGGCTCTGTCGGGGGTGAGAATCCTTGCTACTGCCTTTGCAGGGACCCTCCTGCCAGTTCCCATGCACCATTTGTGCCGTCCGCACAGCCTGAAGGGAGCCGTGTAAAGACCAAAGCAAAAGCTGTCTGGCGTTTCAAAATCACACTCACCCCCATCCTGCCCCGACACTGGGTCAGCGGCCTGAGTCAGAGACTCACGCTTGACTCCTGCCCACCAAGGAGCAGCCCCCCAGGCTCCTGCTAAGAGAGTCCTTAGCAACCTTGAGGGCCGAGTCATCTCTTCAGAACCTCACAAGACCAGCACGTCAACCTCCTTACCCAGAGCCACCAGTGAGGTTCCTCTAGCAGGCTCTCGCCATGTGAATTTGGCTGCCCAGCAtctccctgggcccccaggcTCCACACCTCAAGATTGAGGGCGGGGTCCAGGGTCGCCCACGGAACTAAGGAAGCAGTCTGACTGAATCTGGAATCATCGCTACAGGGGGCGGAGGTGAAAGGTCAGATCGACATGCCTCTAAGAGGTTTCCTACCTGCtctgttaatttctaaaatttcttcctGGGCCAGCGGGCATGTGTCACTCTGAGTACTGTGGTGTGGAGAGTTCACGACAGATTTACAATAATTGGGAGATCCCAGCTGCGGTGGCCGTGgaatatgcttcttttttttctttggtagtTTCTGCTTAGCCATGGCTAAGGAGTAATACATCCCGAAATTGTTCACGATGACAGGCACGGGCATGGCGATGGTCAGCACACCCGCCAGTGCACACAGTGCTCCCACCAACATGCCGGACCACGTCTGTGGGTACATGTCTCCATAGCCCAGCGTTGTCATGGTGACCACGGCCCACCAGAAGCCAATGGGGATGTTCTTAAAGTGGGTGTGCTCACTGGCGCTGGGGTCATTGGGCTGTGCCCCTATCCTCTCAGCATAGTAGATCATAGTGGCGAAGATCAGGACGCCCAGAGCCAGGAAGATGATAAGCAGTAAGAACTCATTGGTGCTGGCGCGGAGAGTGTGGCCCAGGACCCGCAGGCCCACAAAATGGCGGGTCAGCTTGAAGATGCGCAGGATACGCACGAAGCGGACCACGCGCAGGAAGCCCAGGACGTCCTTGGCAGCCTTGGAAGACAGGCCGCTTAAGCCCACCTCCAGGTAGAAGGGGAGGATGGCCACAAAGTCAATGATGTTGAGTGAGTTCTTGATGAACTCTACCTTGTTGGGGCAGAAGACCACGCGCATGAGGAACTCGAAGGTGAACCAGACCACGCAGACGCCCTCGATGTAGGTGAGGAAGGCCTCCGTCTCCGCTTCCCGGTAGTAACGCACTTGCGTGCCATTCCGAACATTCTCGATCTCCGTCTTGTTCACGATGGGGTTGAAGCGCTCGTGGGTCTCCAGGCAGAAGGTGGTGATGGAGACCAGGATAAAGAAGAGGGAGGCAAAAGCCACATACTGTGGGGGAGAAACACACAGTGTCAGAGGGGAGGCCCTCCCACCCAGAGCGAGAAACCTGGGGTGCCTTTGTGCTGGGTCCACgcagaggccaggcctggggaagACGCCTGCACAATGCTCCCTCCAACATGGGCCAAGCCGACAGGCCACCTTTCCCTCCTCAGGGCATGGGGTGAGGAGGcttggggaaggaaggggctGTGACAGATTGCTTTGTTTTCACAGACGCCTTACCTTTCCTCCCGGATGTGCAGCTAGACtacatctcccagcctcccctggggTTGGGTGGGGTCATGGGACTGCGGTCAGTGGCCAGTGCACAGAAGGGGTGCGCACTAATGCCCAAGCTGACTCATAAAACCTTCCCACTCAATCTCCCACGCTCGCTTTCTTCCCCTGACTGCCAGTCAAATGCTAAGGCCTGGGGCCAGCAGAGCTACCGGAAGGAAGGGGCCTGAGTccctaaaaaagaaagacatccaCGAAATGCCCTCCCTGAACTGTCACCTGAGTGAAAACAACCTTCTGTTGTGTTAAGCACTGCAGTTTGGGGGTGATTTATTAAAGCACTTAGCCCATGCTGACTAATCAAAGTGACCTGGCCTGCTGGGGCTGAAGTTGGCAAAGAAACGGGAGTGGGCAGCCATGGTGGGCTCAGGCCCCTCCAAGGCTTCATGTTCCATCTGTCTTCCTTCCTACTCCAGTCTACTTGTTCTCCTTCTCACGGATCTGTGCCCCACTTGTGGGCTCTCTTTCTAGCCTATCTAGAACCGAAGAAGATGTGTATCTGCTCCAGGTcttatatgactttttttttagccCCTCTCTCTATCCTCCTAGGAACTCACACcacgaacctgaagtgagttcccCATCCTTGGAGGTATTCAATAGAGGCTAAATGGTCATTTATCAGAGATACTGTGTTGAGGGTTCAAGCATTAGGAGAATTGGACCAGGGGGTCCTCAAAGTCACCATAAACAACAGAGTCTGCTTATCCCCTTCTGCTGCCTGCCAGCCCCAGGGGAGGGGTGCgggtgagagggaggaggagctgttGAGGGGCTGGGGCTTTCCAGACATCTGTGGGTACCTGCTCCTCTCAGACCCCATCAGTGAGACGGAAACGGCCAGGATAACCCAGCCTGTCCACACCACCTGCTCTGGCCCTGAGCCCCCTGGAGAAAGGTTCAGGAGACCCTTTAGCTTGGTTTGATGGCCCCATCTGATGACCCCATGGGCTTCTCTAGCCCCTAGCAGACATTGGCACCCGAGGAAAAAGAAGCAAGCAGCTGTCTGAGTTTCAAACCCTCCTTCTCAGACTGAATTCCAGGCAAGGACTCTTCTTACAGCCTCCAGTTGGGTCCCCCTGGAACTCCAACATACCATGGCCTCCGTGGGCACCGCCCTGGGCAGACAGAATCCCGGTCAATCAGCTGTCCTCCAGGGACCTAACTGGTCATTCCCGCCTGCATGTTcccactgctcccctcccctctgggtcCCCTTTCTCCCATGACAGACCGTGGCCagaacagggccagccccttggaggTAGCCCTGGGCTACAGTCTGGAACGGGTGGCGCCTTTGGTCTATAGAGCTGCCCCCACAGAATACTTCCAGGAATGCCAAGTCTCCCCCTGTATCTGCAGTGGGAAGCAGCCATGCTGCTTCTGGCAATTTCTTTAGTTTGCATCCCCTGGTGAGGGGATGGGCAGCATTGGAAGTCCCAGAACAGCCCTGTCTGGGTTGACCATGGCCATGGGACCTGGTCCCCAACCTGGCAGGGATTTAGAAACCAATATGGACCTTCCAAGGCACATtctgggctgggggaaggggcggGGAGTGGGGGACGGGACAAAGTCAGCACTTCAGAATGTCAGTGTAAGAGTAGCCTTCAGGGATTACCCAGCCCCAGACACTACATGCTACAGAATGAAGGCTCTGGGAAGCCTGAGGCCTAGAAACAGGAGATCTGCCCAAGCCAATCACGATGGTAGCTAACAGTCCTGTAGGTTTGAGAGCACTGtgtaattttcaaaacttttatcCTAGACTACTCTCAAGTGTGATCCCTAtgcatccttccttcc encodes the following:
- the KCNC1 gene encoding potassium voltage-gated channel subfamily C member 1 translates to MGQGDESERIVINVGGTRHQTYRSTLRTLPGTRLAWLAEPDAHSHFDYDPRADEFFFDRHPGVFAHILNYYRTGKLHCPADVCGPLYEEELAFWGIDETDVEPCCWMTYRQHRDAEEALDSFGGAPLDNSADDADADGPGDSGDGEDELEMTKRLALSDSPDGRPGGFWRRWQPRIWALFEDPYSSRYARYVAFASLFFILVSITTFCLETHERFNPIVNKTEIENVRNGTQVRYYREAETEAFLTYIEGVCVVWFTFEFLMRVVFCPNKVEFIKNSLNIIDFVAILPFYLEVGLSGLSSKAAKDVLGFLRVVRFVRILRIFKLTRHFVGLRVLGHTLRASTNEFLLLIIFLALGVLIFATMIYYAERIGAQPNDPSASEHTHFKNIPIGFWWAVVTMTTLGYGDMYPQTWSGMLVGALCALAGVLTIAMPVPVIVNNFGMYYSLAMAKQKLPKKKKKHIPRPPQLGSPNYCKSVVNSPHHSTQSDTCPLAQEEILEINRADSKLNGEVAKAALANEDCPHIDQALTPDEGLPFTRSGTRERYGPCFLLSTGEYACPPGGGMRKDLCKESPVIAKYMPTEAVRVT